Part of the Maridesulfovibrio sp. genome, TGTTCCTTGTTAATGATAGTGGGGGGTGGATTGTCGGTCCGGACGAAACATATAGCTGGAAATTTCTTTTCAAACCGAAGGAAGGCCTTCTTGAACAGGAATTTCCTGAAATCTGGAATAATATAAATAACAAGAATGATGGCCAATTTATTGGTCCGGACGGTTTATATACCTTTGATTCTTTAAGCAGCAATTCTTTTCATTATATCTTGCGTCAAGATGTCGTGTTTTGTGAGGGCTGGAAAGTTATTTCTCGGGTTCCCAATGATTCCTTAGTGGTTCCGCGTCGTAATATAATGCTTATCTTGTTGGCTTTTCTCGTATTTATGCTTGGTTACCTGTTCTGGAGGCAAGCTTCTGTGACCGTTGCCAGCGAAGATATGCGTCTGGCGCTGGAGGATAGTGAGAAGAGATTCATGGACGTGGCTGATGCTGCCGGAGAATTTATCTGGGAGACCGGTCCGGACGGGAGTTTTGTATTTGTTACCGGTAGGGCTGAGGATGTCCTTGGGTATAGTGCTGAGGAGCTTATCGGGCGTTCTCCATTTGATTTTGTGGATGAGGAATTTTCATGGGATGTGCGCAAGGAATTTTTGGATGCTGCCCAGTTCGGTCACACTTTTAATGGGCTGGTCTTTAGATTCGTCAACCGCGATGGTCGTAAGATCTGGCTCGAATTTAACGGAGTTCCGGTCTTTGACGCTGAAGGGGTTGTGACCGGATTTCGCGGTGCCACTTCCGATATCAGCACACAGAAAAAAGCCTTGCAGGACTTGCAGGACCGTGAAGATATGCTCCAGAGCATAAGTGATTCTGTTCAGGATGCTTTAGTCCTTATGGATGAGAAAGGTTTGGTGCATTTTTGGAATCCGGCCGCAGAGAAAATTTTCGGTTACAGGGCAGATGAAATGCTCGGTGAAAGTCTGCAATGCTGTTTTCATGCAGAGGACAATCTGTCACCGGAAACTTCAGGAAATGGCGAAAATTATATTGAAGGCCTGCTTTCAAGTTACGGTTCATTTACCGTGAACGTCCGCCGCAAAGGAGGGGATGTTTTTCCGGCTGAAGTACTTCTGTCTCCTTTACGCAAGGATGATCAGTGGTGGGTGGTAGGAACCTTCAGGGATGTCACCGAGCGTAAGGAAGCAGAGGATAAGTTGCGTAAGCTAGCAACGACCGACTCCCTGACCGGACTCAGCAATCGCCGCTTTTTTATGGAAAGTGCAGAGGATGCCTTGGAGCGGACACGCAGGTACGGGCGTGAACTGTCATTATTGATGATGGATATTGATTATTTCAAGACGGTAAATGATATGTACGGCCATGATGCCGGTGACGATGTCTTGAAAGGTCTTTCAAAAACAGGTCTTAAAATTTTACGTAATATCGACGTCTTCGGAAGGATCGGCGGCGAGGAATTTTCCATTCTTCTTCCTGATACAGGACTTGATGGTGCCATGCAGGTTGCTGAAAGGCTGCGGGCAGAAATAGAATCCACTAAAATGAATACCCGTTCCGGAGGATTAAAGATTACTGTAAGCATCGGCGTGGCAACATACAGCGAACATACCAAGACATTGGAGCAGTTGCTCAAGGCGGCGGATATTGGTTTGTATGCGGCTAAGGAGGCTGGACGTAATCAGGTCAAGGTGCAGTTAACCTTGGAAGGTTCATCAGAAGAAGAGGGTGTTCAGAGTAGCTAAAGAAGAAGCCCGGAAGTTTTTTCTTCCGGGCCTGTTTTTTAATCGAAGCCGAATTCAATTGTAAATTTGCCGTGGTCTGTGGTGAATGGAATCGCCATTACCGGACCGGCTGTAACATGGGCAATGGTGTGGTTGTCCCCCATAATGACTGTTGGGGTGGAGCCTTGAAGCTTGTATCCCATTTCAGTCAATCCTGCCCTGGCCTGACCGGAAACCATGTTAGTTATTTCTCCGACAGCATCTTTTACATCCTGAATGATGTCCTGAATGTCATCTCCGAGCATGTTTTTTACGATCTGAGCGGCACAGGCTTTTTCAAAAGTAATTGAGATGCTTCCGTTTACTGACCCTGTAAAGCCGACTATGCCCGTTACATCCCCGTTGGCGACATTACCTTTTTTCACAAACGGTTTACCCGCTGTAGGCGTAATCATGGCCATCATTGTCAGGATGTCCGAGGTGGCCTTGATAAAAGGTTTTGCCAATTCTACATTCATTATAGCGACTCCTTAAAAAAAGTTGGCATATATGTTTGCGTGGTAATCCGGAAGAAATTCTCCCCTGTTGTTCCGGGCTTACCTTTATTTCATGTTTTAGGTCATGAATTATTCCAATGCAGTTGCGCTTTCAGCACCTTAACAGAAAAATAGATCATGAACAATTTTTTTAAGAGTGCTTTCAATGTTTTGACATTATTTTTTGGGTTGTTTCAGTCGGCGTATGGAGAAATCGCAGTTAAAGGTAAAAACAGGCTTGCCGGGCCTTATATGATGTTTGACCACAGGCATAAATTCTCGTATTTAGATAAGATTCTTAGTTAATGATGCTTGCCTGCTGATTTATTGTCCGGGCAGTTGGAAGATAAAAATCAAGGATTACAGATAGATGTCAGATAATAACACCGAGTCCAATGTAGGTAAGAACTTTATTACCGCGATTATTGATAAAGATAATGAAACAGGAAAATACGAAGGCAGGGTGGCGACCCGTTTCCCTCCCGAGCCCAACGGTTACCTGCATATCGGCCATGCCAAGTCCATCTGCCTGAACTTCGGGCTTGCCAAGGATTACAAGGGTACCTGCAACCTGCGTTTTGACGATACCAACCCGGTCAAGGAAGATACTGAATATGTGGAGTCCATCGAGAAGGATGTCCGCTGGCTTGGTTTCGACTGGGAGGACAGGCTGCACTATTCCTCTGACTATTTTGACAAGCTTTATGGTTTTGCCGTCCAGTTGATCAAAGAAGGTAAAGCTTATGTGGATAGCCTCAGTGCCGAGGAAATTCGTGAATACCGGGGTACCCTCACTGAGCCGGGCAAGAACAGCCCTTACCGTGACCGCTCCGTCGAAGAAAACCTTGATCTTTTCGAACGTATGAAAAACGGTGAATTCGAAGACGGTACACACGTTCTTCGCGCTAAGATCGACATGGCTTCTCCAAATGTGATCCTGCGTGATCCCACCATCTATCGTATCAGGAAGGCCCACCATCACCGTACCGGTGATAAATGGTGCATCTATCCCATGTACGATTTTACCCATTGTATTTCCGATTCATTGGAGAAGATTACCCATTCCATCTGCACCCTTGAGTTCGAAAACAACCGTGCGCTTTACGACTGGACCCTTGAGAATCTGGGCGTCTACCGTCCGCAGCAGATTGAGTTCGCAAGGCTTAACCTGAGCTATACTGTAATGAGTAAGCGCCGTCTTATTCAGTTGGTGGAAGAAGGCCACGTTTCAGCTTGGGATGATCCGCGCATGCCGACAATTTCCGGTATGAGAAGGCGTGGTTATTCTCCTGCTTCCATTCGAAATTTCTGTGAACGCATCGGTGTGGCAAAGGCTGCCAACATGGTGGATTTTGCCCTGCTTGAGTTCTCCGTACGTGAAGATCTTAATGCCCACTCCAACAGGGTGATGGGCGTCGTTGATCCCATCAAGCTGGTTATAGATAACTATCCCGAAGGTCAGGTTGAGGAGTTCGAAGTTCAGAACAACCCAGAAGACGAATCTGCCGGAAGCCGTAAGATTCCTTTCTCCAAGACCCTGTATATTGAGCGTGATGACTTCATGGAAGATGCTCCCAAGAAGTACTTCAGGCTTTCAGTGGGACGTGAGGTTCGCCTGCGTGCTGCATATTACGTGACCTGTACTGATGTGATTAAAGATGAGAACGGTGAAGTAGTTGAACTCCGCTGTACTTATGATCCGGAAACACGCGGTGGCTGGTCCAATGACGGGCGCAAGGTTAAGGGAACTATTCATTGGGTTTCTGTGGACCATGCTGTTGAGGCTGAGGTCCGCCTTTACGAACATCTCTTCACCAAAGAGAATCCCATGGACAATAAAGACGGTTCCGACTTCAAGGATCATATCAACCCTGATTCCCTTGAAGTTCGTACAGCTTATGTCGAGCCTTCCCTTGCAAGTGTGGAACCCGGTTTCCGCTGCCAGTTTGAGAGGATCGGCTACTTCTGTGCCGATACTGACTATACTCCTGAAAAGCCGGTATTCAACAGAACAGTCACCTTGCGTGACTCTTGGAAGAAAATTGCCAATAATCAGAAATAGTATTACCGTACCTTAACGGGTACGGATAAAATTTTGCGGGGTCCTTAGGGGTCCCGCATTTTTTTTTCGTCGCTGTATACTTCCCACCCATAAAAATATGTGCGGGATAATTGGGATGAAATGTTTTGTATAAAGTGCTATTTCTTGAGTAACTAATAATACTGAATTTCGAATTGTTATTTTGATTGATCGAGATATGAACCGGAGGTCGAAGAATGACTGCTGAAATAGAGAGCGGTTCCAAGCTTGCCATAGCCATTGCCGGAAGAAGTAATGTAGGTAAATCTTCCATAATACGTGCCCTTTCAGGGATTGAGAGTGACGAAGTCAGTCCTGTGGCCAGTGAAGATGAAATGTATCCCCTTACAAGAGCGGAAATTCATCCGCTGGGCCCGGTAACCATTTATGATACCGACGCACATGTTCCCGGTGATGACCGGGCCCGGGCCATCAAAGATGCATTGTATAGTGTTGATGTTGCAGTAATTGTTACCGATGATTCAGGTATTCTTGATGAAGAACGTGAGCTGACCAATCTGTTACGTGATCGCGGAATTCCCTGTGTGATGGTTTTTAATAAGGC contains:
- a CDS encoding chemotaxis protein CheX; this encodes MNVELAKPFIKATSDILTMMAMITPTAGKPFVKKGNVANGDVTGIVGFTGSVNGSISITFEKACAAQIVKNMLGDDIQDIIQDVKDAVGEITNMVSGQARAGLTEMGYKLQGSTPTVIMGDNHTIAHVTAGPVMAIPFTTDHGKFTIEFGFD
- a CDS encoding glutamine--tRNA ligase/YqeY domain fusion protein, with translation MSDNNTESNVGKNFITAIIDKDNETGKYEGRVATRFPPEPNGYLHIGHAKSICLNFGLAKDYKGTCNLRFDDTNPVKEDTEYVESIEKDVRWLGFDWEDRLHYSSDYFDKLYGFAVQLIKEGKAYVDSLSAEEIREYRGTLTEPGKNSPYRDRSVEENLDLFERMKNGEFEDGTHVLRAKIDMASPNVILRDPTIYRIRKAHHHRTGDKWCIYPMYDFTHCISDSLEKITHSICTLEFENNRALYDWTLENLGVYRPQQIEFARLNLSYTVMSKRRLIQLVEEGHVSAWDDPRMPTISGMRRRGYSPASIRNFCERIGVAKAANMVDFALLEFSVREDLNAHSNRVMGVVDPIKLVIDNYPEGQVEEFEVQNNPEDESAGSRKIPFSKTLYIERDDFMEDAPKKYFRLSVGREVRLRAAYYVTCTDVIKDENGEVVELRCTYDPETRGGWSNDGRKVKGTIHWVSVDHAVEAEVRLYEHLFTKENPMDNKDGSDFKDHINPDSLEVRTAYVEPSLASVEPGFRCQFERIGYFCADTDYTPEKPVFNRTVTLRDSWKKIANNQK
- a CDS encoding diguanylate cyclase, with amino-acid sequence MKTKKTSSVLLYFIKRFSLVAVLIFAVSAWALLTQRTQYLKIVENHEVDLVKSNISAFNSWLESDIEYTAILAGLVEEHLDAPGEPSVKRERIAELFSVFGSKCKGCVQLRYLSSQGMELVRVNFDAGRPLRVAGNYLQDKSGRPYIMNAAKLKDEVYISSFDLNMEFGKVVVPYTPVIRIVKKVYADGMAPGFLVINFSGDKLFKIFNEAGVESFGDLFLVNDSGGWIVGPDETYSWKFLFKPKEGLLEQEFPEIWNNINNKNDGQFIGPDGLYTFDSLSSNSFHYILRQDVVFCEGWKVISRVPNDSLVVPRRNIMLILLAFLVFMLGYLFWRQASVTVASEDMRLALEDSEKRFMDVADAAGEFIWETGPDGSFVFVTGRAEDVLGYSAEELIGRSPFDFVDEEFSWDVRKEFLDAAQFGHTFNGLVFRFVNRDGRKIWLEFNGVPVFDAEGVVTGFRGATSDISTQKKALQDLQDREDMLQSISDSVQDALVLMDEKGLVHFWNPAAEKIFGYRADEMLGESLQCCFHAEDNLSPETSGNGENYIEGLLSSYGSFTVNVRRKGGDVFPAEVLLSPLRKDDQWWVVGTFRDVTERKEAEDKLRKLATTDSLTGLSNRRFFMESAEDALERTRRYGRELSLLMMDIDYFKTVNDMYGHDAGDDVLKGLSKTGLKILRNIDVFGRIGGEEFSILLPDTGLDGAMQVAERLRAEIESTKMNTRSGGLKITVSIGVATYSEHTKTLEQLLKAADIGLYAAKEAGRNQVKVQLTLEGSSEEEGVQSS